A window from Alkalicoccobacillus plakortidis encodes these proteins:
- the mntR gene encoding transcriptional regulator MntR, giving the protein MPTPSMEDYLERIYILIEEKGYARVSDIAEALEVHPSSVTKMVQKLDKSEYLVYERYRGLILTAKGNKIGKRLVYRHELLEEFMTIIGVDKEHIYQDVEGIEHHISWDAIDRIGDVVQFFTEKQERINELREVQKKNEEEPKQN; this is encoded by the coding sequence ATGCCTACACCAAGCATGGAAGATTACCTGGAGCGAATTTATATATTAATTGAAGAGAAAGGCTATGCCAGAGTATCGGATATTGCTGAGGCGCTTGAGGTACATCCTTCTTCCGTTACAAAAATGGTCCAAAAGTTAGATAAAAGTGAATATCTTGTCTACGAGCGTTATAGAGGATTAATTTTAACTGCAAAAGGAAACAAAATTGGAAAAAGGCTTGTGTACCGACATGAGTTACTTGAAGAGTTTATGACCATTATTGGTGTGGACAAAGAGCATATCTATCAAGACGTTGAAGGTATTGAACATCATATTAGTTGGGATGCCATTGACCGAATTGGTGATGTTGTTCAGTTTTTTACTGAGAAACAAGAGCGAATTAACGAGTTACGTGAGGTTCAAAAGAAAAACGAAGAAGAACCAAAGCAGAATTAA